The window CTCCTATCCCTGGCGTGTCTCCATCGAGGGGCGGCAGGACAAAGATTCACCCTGGCAGTCCTTGATGCCCCCCCTGGGAGTCACCTCCTATTTCTGGTCCGGCCCCTATGTCATGATCGATGGCGTCCAGTATTTCCAGGAATTCCGGTTTGACTCACCAGAAGGCGGGATCAGCGAGATTCGACTGACGCTGTTCGGGCCAATGGAAGGAGAGGATTTCATTAAACTCGGCGAGACACTCTTTATGGAATCCGACAGCATGGCACGAGGAACCGTTGGTGAAGGCTGGGCTAGTACCAACACTCCAGCCACACTAGTGACCCGGGGCGTAACAGCACTTCAGAAGGAAGGGCTGAAACGCTTCTATGCGCCACGCTGGCTGACAGAACGCATTTCGGCAGCAACGTCCAATACCCTGTCGACGCTGCTCCCTTCATTATTCACCCGCTCCATCCATGAGATGGCCGGAGCCGATTCGCGAGATCCCTTCCCTTTGGGTTTCCCCGTAAATACCGGCTTATTCATGGATTCGCGGGATGTGCCAAGAAGCCGTGAGGTGCTTAGGGCGGCAGAGTTGACATGGCGGGAAATCCAGTTGGGCTCAATCACGCTCCTGGCGGTCGAGGCAGACCAACAATCACATGCCGGATCGATGTATTCGCGTGTATTTTGGACGGAGCACGGATGTTTCAGTGCCAATTACTCCAAAGAAAAATCCCAGCTTCTTTATGAGTCAGCCATCAGGGGGACGACCAGCACCAACCACCAAGCTCGCCTCAGCGCGCTCCGGCAGGCAGTACAAACCTATCCACCGCATTACCCAGCCCGGCAGGCATTGGTATCAGCATTAACAGCCGAAGGCCTCGTTTCGGAAGCCAACACGAATGATGCTGTATTGAAAGTCACGACGCAACCAGCCATGCCTGCGGCTGCGACGTTTCGCAATGGCGTTGAACTGTTGGGCGTAACCGTGGGTGACTTGGCGCAGCGGGGACAGACCCTCCCGATCCGTTACTATTGGAAATGCCAGTCCAATGTGACTCCGGAAACATGGGCTGTATTCGTCCATTTCAAAAAGAAAGGCAGTCTGTTTCAGGATGACCATGTGTTGTTAGCGGAAGCTCCGCTTGAAACCATCCGCTATCAGCCTTTCCCAGAAATCCTTGTCGAATCCCGGAATGTGACCATTCCCCAAAGCGCCACCCCCGGTGACTATCAAATATGGATCGGACTGCTTGACCGGCAAACCGGGAACAGGGTAACGGCAACCTCCCTGTTACCGAATAAAAAGAATGCCATAGATCTTCCCGCCCGCCTGACCATTCTACCTTGAGCAAATCGTTAAGGGGCACGGAGATGGCCCGGCGGCACCCCAAAGGCACGGCGAAAGGCTCTGGAAAAATTATAGGGATCGCTGAAACCCAGTTTATCTGACACTTCCTTGATCATCAGTCCTGAATTCTGAATCAATTCCGCCGCCCGATTTAGTCGCAGGTGCAGCAGGTAGCGACTGGGGCGTTCACGGCCGAAACGCTGGAACAGGCGACATAAGTATGCGGGGTCAACATGGCAGGCCTCCGCGACTTCATTTAAGTTCCTGATGGAGAGGTAATGATCCCCGATATACTGCCGACACCGCTGATAGGTGGCGAAAGCGCGCGAGGTGGAAGCCGCGCCACAAGGTGTGGCAAGATCCCCGATCTTGATGATCAGATATTGCGCCACTACGGCGCACATGCGCGGACGGTCGGGATGATCGTCCCGACCATGCCGGATCAAATCCTCAAAAATCTGCTGAACCTGCTCAGGGTGCCCCACTCGCACCACCATCCCTGGGGTCAGCTGACATTCATGCATGAGATCGCGCCCTGCCTTACCACTCAGAACAACGAAATATTTTTTTAGGGGCTGCTCAGGATCGCAGGTGATGTGGTGCTCTATGCCACGACTATAGATGAATACCGTCCCTGTTGTAAGCGGATAGGTTCGATCACGCATCTTGAGTTGTCCCGCCCCCCGCGCAACGAACTCAATAATCGGATGTGGAAAGCCTGCGCGATGAATTGTGTATTCCGGCCGGCATTGCTCAACCCCACCGCTAATAACCGTCAACGGCGCCGGGTCAGAGGGATTCAGTCGCAGATAAAACCGCTGCGCGGAGGATACCTGATCACTAAAATATGTGGGCTCAGCTTTCATCGCCAAAAATTTAGCATTATAATTATGACATTTTACTGTGAAATAAAAGTCAATAAATGACATTCACGCGTCAAACGCAGCCATTGGTAGCAAACAAACGCGTGATATGATCCCCGAAACGTTCACTAAAGGAGCAACTAAAAATGACAACATGGATCGGTGGTTTTCCCAAAATAGGTATTCGTCCCACAATTGACGGCCGTCGCAGAGGCGTGCGGGAGTCGCTCGAAAAGCAAGTCATGGCCATGGCCTTGACGGCCTCCAAGTTTCTCTCCTCCAATCTCAAATATCCCAATGGCAAGCCTGTGGAATGCGTCATCGCCGACTCCTGTATTGGCGGGGTGACGGAGGCGGCCGCCTGTGCCGATAAATTCCGTCGTGAAGGCGTGGGCGTTTCGCTGACAGTAACCCCTTGCTGGTGCTACGGCAGCGAGACCATGGATATGGATCCAACCATGCCCAAGGCGGTCTGGGGTTTCAACGGCACTGAACGTCCGGGCGCAGTCTATCTGGCCGCCTGTCTGGCAGGACACAACCAGAAGGGGCTCCCAGCCTTCGGAATCTATGGCCGTGACGTACAGGACAAGGGCGACACCACGATTCCCGCGGACGTGCAGGAGAAGTTGTTGCGCTTCGCCAAGGCCGGACTCGCCGTCTCCACCATGCGCGGTAAGTCTTATCTCTCCATGGGCGGCGTCTCAATGGGTATCGCCGGCTCGATTGTCGATCAGCCCTTCTTTGAAAGCTACCTCGGTATGCGCGTCGAGAGCATCGACATGTCTGAATTCACACGCCGCATCGACGAGAACATCTTTGATCCGAAAGAGTTCGAGAAGGCCTATGCCTGGACCCGTAAGAACTGCAAAGAGGGCAAGGACATCAACAGCTCACCTCGTGATGCCAAGGGCAAGGATCGCGACTGGCAGACTGTCGTCAAGATGACCATGATTGCCCGTGACCTGATGGAGGGTAACCCCCGTTTGGCAGAGCTCGGATTTGGCGAGGAAGCGCTAGGACACAATGCCATAGCCGGCGGTTTCCAAGGCCAGCGCCAGTGGACCGACCACTTCCCTAACGGCGACTTCATGGAGGCCATGCTAACCTCCTCCTTCGACTGGAATGGCATCCGGGCGCCCAAGGTATTCGCGACGGAAAATGACAGCTTGAACGGTACGGCCATGCTGTTCGGTTATCTGCTAACCAATACCGCCCAGATCTTTGCCGATGTGCGAACCTTCTGGAGCCCCGAAGCGGTTAAGCGTGTGACAGGACAGAAACTGACCGGCTTGGCGGCGAATGGTTTGATTCACCTGATCAACTCCGGCGCCGCCTCCCTGGACGGAACTGGCGAACAGTCCATCAAGGGCAAACCGGCAATGAAACCTTTCTGGGATATCACCGAGGCTGAAGCGGCCAAGTGCCTGAAGGCGACCACCTGGCCGTCTGCTGTGCACGAGTACTTCCGCGGCGGCGGTTTCTCATCCTGCTATCTGTCACGTGGCGGCATGCCCATGACCATGATGCGGGTCAGCCTGGTCAAGGGTCTGGGTCCGATCCTTCAGATCGCCGAAGGCTGGTCGGCGGACATTCCCGCCAAGGTTCACAAGACGCTGAATGAGCGAACAAATCAGACCTGGCCGACAACCTGGTTTGCCCCGCGGCTTACAGGCAAGGGCGCCTTCAAGGATGTCTATAGCGTCATGAACAACTGGAGCGCGAATCATGGTGCGATCAGCTACGGGCACATCGGGGCCGACCTGATCTCCCTGGCTTCGTTGCTGCGTATTCCCGTGGCGATGCACAATGTTGAGGACGAAAACATTTTCCGTCCCAGCACGTGGGGTCTGTTTGGCGAGCAGGATGCTCAAGGCGCAGACTACCGCGCCTGCCAGAACTTCGGCCCGTTGTACGGTTGATCCACTTAGTCAACGACTGAGCAAACACCTCCATTGTCACCAATGGAGGTGTTTGTTTTTTCAAACAACACTTCCAATTCATCTCAAGCCCTGCTATAGGGCTTGAGATGAATTCACAAGTCACTTTAAAAGACGTCGCCAAGGCTGTCGGACTCTCGGAAACGACGGTCTCTCTGGTCATCAACGGGAAGGCCGCGCAACGCGGAATTACCCCTGCGACTCAGGCCCGCGTCTCCGCCGCCATCCGTCAATTGGGCTATCAGCCCGACCCGATCACCCGCCGCTTCGCACTCCATCAGGCTGTGCCGCATGCTGCGGCACAGCCTGATGGAATCTCAAATGGGAGATCTCAGATTGCAGCGAAGGATCCGATCGCACAGCAGATCGGTCTCGTTCTTTCCGTCACCACTCAGACTAACACCCTGGCGCTGATTCCTGGATTGGAGCAGGACCTCACGGCGGCTGGGTATCACCTGAATATCATCGTCACTCCGGCCGACCCAACGTCGGTCCGGGCGCGAATTAGCCAGTTACTCCACGAAGATCCCGCCGGCATACTGGCCTGCCCCAGCGTCTATGCGGTCGTAACAACGGCCGTGGCGACAGCTTGCCCTGAGCTCAGTCGAAGGGTCTGTCCCGTGATCGTGTTGTGGCAAGACGCAGCGAAGGCGATGCTAAGAGCAGTGAGCAGCGGGCAGTTACCAGGGGGCAGCGAGAACAACGAATCCAAAGCGATATTCTCTGAGCCCATATGGCCAAGTTCGCCTGCGGCTCCAGCACCGGCATCGTCCTCACAACCTAGCAACCAATTTCGCCAAGACGGCTCGGCAGGGACGCCTCGCCCTACCCAAATACAAGAGATTTTCCAAGGTAGGGCGAAGCCTCCGGCTGAGCCGATGATTTTTCAACAGGCTGCTAAACCAGTCATATCCATCGTGGTTCCGGCCCCACCGCCTTCAAAACCGCCACCGATCATTGTCGAAACACGGCCCCAAGCGCCAACCATCACTCCAGACCCAACGCCCATAGAAACGCCGCAATCACAGGAACCCGCAGCAGTAATCCCAGAACCGGTAACCGCAGAAACCCCACCGGTCACACCGGCTTCAACACCAGAGACAACTGCAACTGAATCTTCAACACCGGCTCCAGAACCCATCACGGACTTCGAGCCTTTTTCATCGCCAGAGCCAGTCATTGAAGAAGCTCCAACACCGGAACCAGCGATCGAGGTAACATCACCAACCTCACTACCAATGGAAGAAGTCGCCGAGATCCCAACGCATGAACCCGAACCTGTATCGGTTCCGGTCATCATGCCGGAGCCGGTGGTGAATCCACCCATAGAGGAAATTCAGTCACCTGAAACGCCTCTCGACCCAATACCAATGTCGCAACCAGATACGCCTGAGGCGCCTCCAACGGCACCGCCGCCGGAGCCAGTCATTGTTGAAGAATCGCCAACACCGGAACCGGTGGTCGCAACACCGATACCGGAGCCCGAACCGACGCCCACCCCAGTGTCCGAACCGCCACCCGTAACGCCAGCATCGGAACCGGCCGTAGTGGATGAACCGCCCCCGACACCTAAACCGATCTTTACAGAAACACCGGTAGCGACACCGATCCCTACGCCAGACCCGCCCCCCATCATCGCGCCAGATCCGGTGGCGGCTCCACCCATAGTGAAAATTCCCCCACCGGAACCGCCCCACCCCGAACCAATACCTGTGGTACCGACTCCGCCACCCGTGGTCATCGAGGAACCGGCCCCCATTGGTAACCCAAATCCGGTGACAATGGAAGAAGGCGGAGAATCGATTCCAGACACCGAGGAAATAGCAACTGAAGCGGATGTTCCAACCCCCGCAATGACTGATTCTCAGGATAAAACGGACGGTATTTGATGGAGCATTTCGAAACGACACAAATTTATCTCAAGCCCTAATAGCGGGCTTGAGATAAATTTCACCGCATCCTCTGGATCACAACTCTGACGTCTCTAAGCGTTGCTTTATCGCTCGCCACCCTGGGCTAAGTTTTTCCAACTCAGCATAGAACTCTTTGTCGTGACGAGGATGCTTGATATGGCAAACCTCATGCACGATCACATAGTCAATGCACGGCACCGGGGCGCGAACCAATTCCGGATTCAGATACATGCGTCCGTCAGAATGAGTACTCCCCCACCGTTTAGGCATGTCGAGCAAATGCAACTTGGGTTCCGGCAATCCACGCGTGACGCACCAGGCTCGCCATTTCAGAAGGCGTCGCTCAAATTGCTCCTTGGCCTTCACCCTCATCCAGCCGGAAAGTAAGACGGACACCGCGATGCTGGTATTGGATGGTAAACTGATATGCAGGTAGCCCCCCCGCAACTTTACATCCGGCTTGGCTGCCAGAGAGATTTTCAGGCGGTATTGCCGCCCCAGATAACGATGGGTCGCCCCGGTGCAATACCGCCGTGCCGGTCGCTCCACACGCAGGGCCAGAAAATGACGGCGCTGCCGCATGATCCATAAAGACCGTTTCCGAATCTTGTCCTGTATCTCGGGAACTCCGGCGCCCAAAGGAGCAACCACCTCCACAGCGCCATTCGGTAGCACACTGATCGCCAACGTATGCCGCTTAGTTCGCTTCAAGAAACACTGCCCAATGACCGTGGAGATCTTTTGCATTTACACATCGTCCGGACGGTTTCGGGCAATCTGAAGGCAGGACTCAATCAGCGCATCCATCTGCTCCAGGGAAAGAGTGATTCCCTTCAATTTCTGGAGTTCAAACAGAAAATCATCCATCTGGTTCCGCATACGGTTCTGGGCGTCCGAGTTATCCCGCCACCGAACCACCGCCTCTGCCCGAATGATGGCCTCCAGTTTCAAGCTCATCTCCGCACGAATCTGATCAATCGCGGCATCCCGTGCAACCGCCGCAGACCCGTATGAAGGAGACCCCTCCCTCACGCCAGGAGTCATTTTTTCCGAAACCGCTCCATAGAGCGCCTGGGCAAAGTCATTGCCATCGAGGGAGGCCGGCATATCCGACTTCCGGCGATCCCGCACACGCTCCATGATCTCCTTCACCTTGGCCAGGTATTGGGCATCCGTGATACGCTGCTGCTTGTACTCGGCAATCGTCTGCTCCAGCAGCAGGGAGAATTTCCGATAGAAGAACGGATCTTCCTCCATCTTTTCGGTGATCGTCTTTTTCGTCCGATTGGCGATGATGTCGGCCTTGGCCCTCGGGGATCGCGCCTTATCGACTTCCTTTTCGAATGCCTGGCGTTCGAAGATATTTACAGGGTCCACCACCTGAATGACCTCATCCGCCTGAACATAGGTCGCCAGCATCTTCTGGATTTGCGCCTCATAGTCCCGGTAATCAATCTCCTCGGCATACCGAATCTTCACGGAGGCACGCAGCTTCTGAAAAAACATCGCATCCTTCTTGTAACGCTCGACCTTATCGTCCGGCGTGGCAATTACCCACTGGATACTGGAAAGCCCCATTCGCAATACACGGCAGAACTTGGATAGCTTGGTGTAGTAATCCTCCCGCCGCTCAGGCTTCTCCAGCGACAGCTCAAAGGCCTCCTCATCCTTCTTGTTGGTTACTTCCCGGAACAAGTCCCAGAGCGCGTCATGCAGTTTAGGCAATGCCTTGAGCGCCTCCGTCAGATCGGTCAGCGTCCCTTCCAGATCTTCCTCATCGAACTTGCCGTCCAAGTCGCTGTAAAGCTCCAGCGCGTCATGCAATTGCGTGACAACCCCGTAGTAGTCGATGATATAGCCGAAGTCCTTGCCGGTGTGCAGCCGATTCACGCGGGCAATGGCCTGGAGAAGTGTATGCTCCTTCAGACTTCGCGCAATATACAGCACCACATTACGGGGCGCATCGAAACCGGTCAGCAGTTTATCTACCACGATGACGAGCTCAGGCGTCTCAGACTTCTTAAACGAGTTGATAATCTGGCGGTTATATTCCTTTTCGGAACCATACTTCTCCATCATTGCTTTCCAGAATCGCTCGACGCTCTCTTCTTTAATCACCATGACCCCGTCATCGCCTTCGATCTCCTGGGGACCGGAAATGACCACCTCACTGGTTACCTTTCCGAATTCGTCGAAGAACCGTTTCAGGATCAGAGCCTCCTTCTTACCGGAAGCGGTCAACTGCCCCTTGAAACCCGTGCCTGCCCATTGTGTCGAAAAGTGCTGTGAAACATCCCACGCGATCAGGTACAGCCGGCTTTCCAATCGGTTAAGTTCATCGCGCGATGCGAATTTCCGCTTCAAGTCGGTCTTCTGCGCCGGTGTCAGGCCCTTGCACATAGCCTCGAACATGGCATCCACGGCCTTCTTATTCACATTCTGCATGATGTGGCGGCCTTCATAGAGGAGCGGAACTACCGCCGCATCGGCCACGGCATCGCGAATGGTGTACGCCGGTTCGATGAAGCCGCCAAATTTCAGCGCCGTGTTTTTCTCCTTCTTCATCAGCGGCGTTCCGGTGAAGCCGATAAAACAGGCCTTTGGCAAGGCTTTACGCATGCGGATGTTGGCCTCCCCATATTGGCTGCGATGGCTTTCATCCACGAGGACGAAGATGTCGTCATCCTCATTCTTGAAGTTATCGGCAACATTGGCGGCCGCCCGGAACTTATCAATCACGGTGGTGATCACGGCCACACGCTCATTCTTCAACAACTCTTGCAGGTTTTTCCCAGTCTTGGCCATGCGCGGCTCCTTGCCGCACTGATGGAAGGTCTTCCAAATCTGCTCATCGAGATCGACACGGTCCGTAACGATCACGATCCGGGGATTCTTGATCTGATCATCCAAAGCCAAGGCCTTGCCCAACAGCACCATCACCAGTGACTTGCCCGAGCCTTGGGTTTGCCAGATTACGCCACCTTTGCGGCGTCCCTCAGTATCGCGCTGCTGTACCCTCTCCAAGGTCTTACGGATGGCGAAATATTGCTGATACCTAGCGACCTTCTTCACCGCTCCGCCCTCATCATAGAGCATAAACTGCCGCGCCAGTTCAATGAGTCGCTCAGGACGGCATAGCGCCCAAATCAACCGGTCCTGTTCGGTCGGCTCCCGAGCCTGGATCGCCATTTCCTCAAATGCCTGCTTGGCATAGGCAAACGCACCCTTGAACAGTTTGTCATGCTCCTCGCGCCGCACCGGCCCATTGATGGCAGCACGCACCTCCGCATCCACATCGCGCATCTCGCGCCACTTCGCCCAGAACTTGATCGGCGTGCCGGTCGTGCCATAACTGCCTTCATTCTTATTCAGGGCCAGAACAAGCTGGGTATAGAGGAAGAGATGAGGGATCTCGTCATTCTGCCAATTCCGAATTGACTGCTTGATGGCCTGCTCCAGTGAATGCTTCTCTTCCGGACGTTTGCATTCGATTGCCACAAAAGGGATGCCGTTCACGAAACAGACAATGTCAGGCCGCCGGGTTTCCTTGCTGCCGGTGCGCTCCACTTCAAACTCCGAGGTGACATGGAAGGTATTGTTACGGGGATTAGCCCAGTCAATAAAGCGAAGTGTAAAACCCTTGGTCACCCCATCAATGGTCTGATCCAGACTCTTGCCAAGAGTCAGCAGATCATAAACCTTCTCACTCGTCCGGACCAACCCATCGAACGGAACCTCCCGCAACGCTTCAATGGCCTTGGCAATATTCTCATCCGAGAACGGCACCGTTTGCCCCTTGAAAGAAATTGAATTGAGCCGCTTTAACTGCCTGCTAAGCACAAACTCCAGCAAGACATAGCGGAGCTTGGCGCGCCGCTCGGCATACACCTCCTCCGGACTCAGGTACGCGTATCCGAGTTGCTGCAGCAGCCGCACGGCTGGGATTTGACTGATGTGGGATTCCTGGAAGGAAGGGTTATTCATATTCACCTATCAGTTTTTTATTGGCCGTTGCGGAACTTTTGCATCATTTTTATGAGGGGCTTCCGGCCCCAGCCATTTCCCGCACATTAGGAAAAGCTCATAGAACACCAGCCATTCGGCCGTCCATGGTATGATTTTATCATGTAGATTGTCGCTCCATCGCCAAGGTTGTTCTCGATGATCGTAGAGGCATAGCGTGCCTTCTCGATAGATGTGTATATGCCCCCAGCTTCCCCGAGGAATTTGTGGTCTCCGAATACGAACTTCCGGTATTCCACCATTTTTATAACTTACTTTGACTGTATAAGTAGCGCAATGCTCTGAAGGTGTAATCTCACCTTCACATTCAAGCAAGTTGTTGTGAAGCGCACACCGGAACCCTGGAAACCGTTTCTCCATAAATGTCTTTTGAAGGACAAAATTGCGGTACTCGGCTGCACGATCACGTTTTTTAATGATTGCTCGATCCATAGAATTTGTGCGCTACATTTACTACACCGATTGCACCCAACACCCCTGCCGATGATGTCCGAACGCCATTTCCCACTAACGCAGCCTTTTCAAGCAGAGCCTTCTTCTTCTCCTCATCCTTGCGCTTGTCATCAAATTCCTTGAAGAATCCGTCGCTCTTGAAGACCCAGTCCCACCTCGTCCTGGCAGAATCTGCATTGTTATTTTCAGTTTTATCCAGTTCACTCAACTCAGCTAGCGCTTCCTGTACATGAACTAGCAATGCAACAACGTTACTATCTGCCTCGGTTTTTGTGATGGCCGGCTTATCCGGATGCGCCAGGTTACAAATACGTTTTGAGCCTAGGAGTCGAATCTTAAGATTAGTCAACAATTCCCTGAACGCGACATCAATACGTTGATGGTAGTTAGGCTGGCATTCACTGACCAGCATGGTCAATTTCATTCCGTTTGGCATGTCCCAATCTGTATCCGGCCGACTACGACAAAATCGCTTCAACAGTTGAACAAGCTGACGGAACTGAGTACCCCACCCGTCTACAATCGCGTTTCGCCCCTCGACTGTGGCATCAAACCATACATTGACTTGAGTTGGATCTGACTTTTCCCATGACTTTTCGCTTGCCAACTCGCGCATAATATCGCCATTTGACTCCAGCCACTTTCGGTAAACAGGAAAGTCCACATGGTGTTTCTCCTCATCTGTATCTGCATAGAAAACCCTAACGCAGTTGGTGCAATTTCGAGGCTGCCGGTTGAACCGGTCATCCTTGAGGGCTTCCCTAACTTTGTCTTTGGCTTGAGCCGCAGTAAGTTCTTCACCATCCTTATTCACCAGCTGGTGCTTCCACAACACCACTCCGTCATCGATGTCATACTCATCATTCACAAACCTAGTTTGGATGACCGTTTGCATAGCAACGGAGCCTTGAGGTTGGAAGCTTGATACACCAATAGTGACTCCGGGTATTTCATTTGGGAGCCTAGCGATTAAGCGGTCGCGATTGGCTTTTCGGTGGGATAACAATTTCTCCCTAAAATCTACACTAAGTCGCACTTTTTGATCGCGAAAACTCTCAATTCGTTCTGAGTAATCGTACATAGTCAGACACCTCCATTATTTTGGCTAAGTTTTTCGGCATAAGCCATCCAGTCAACAGCTGGTACAGTGGCCAGAGATTGCAATTTCCACAATAAGCGAAAGGCGAAGAAAGCAAGGGCGTTGTTGGATGGACCGTATGTATATGCCCCCGCCCCCGCAAATATATCAAATGAAGCACCAGTCGCAGCAAAGCCGCAATCAATCTCACTATCCCCAGTGAGCCCCGCATGTACCGTTCGG of the bacterium genome contains:
- a CDS encoding LacI family DNA-binding transcriptional regulator, whose translation is MNSQVTLKDVAKAVGLSETTVSLVINGKAAQRGITPATQARVSAAIRQLGYQPDPITRRFALHQAVPHAAAQPDGISNGRSQIAAKDPIAQQIGLVLSVTTQTNTLALIPGLEQDLTAAGYHLNIIVTPADPTSVRARISQLLHEDPAGILACPSVYAVVTTAVATACPELSRRVCPVIVLWQDAAKAMLRAVSSGQLPGGSENNESKAIFSEPIWPSSPAAPAPASSSQPSNQFRQDGSAGTPRPTQIQEIFQGRAKPPAEPMIFQQAAKPVISIVVPAPPPSKPPPIIVETRPQAPTITPDPTPIETPQSQEPAAVIPEPVTAETPPVTPASTPETTATESSTPAPEPITDFEPFSSPEPVIEEAPTPEPAIEVTSPTSLPMEEVAEIPTHEPEPVSVPVIMPEPVVNPPIEEIQSPETPLDPIPMSQPDTPEAPPTAPPPEPVIVEESPTPEPVVATPIPEPEPTPTPVSEPPPVTPASEPAVVDEPPPTPKPIFTETPVATPIPTPDPPPIIAPDPVAAPPIVKIPPPEPPHPEPIPVVPTPPPVVIEEPAPIGNPNPVTMEEGGESIPDTEEIATEADVPTPAMTDSQDKTDGI
- a CDS encoding HsdR family type I site-specific deoxyribonuclease produces the protein MNNPSFQESHISQIPAVRLLQQLGYAYLSPEEVYAERRAKLRYVLLEFVLSRQLKRLNSISFKGQTVPFSDENIAKAIEALREVPFDGLVRTSEKVYDLLTLGKSLDQTIDGVTKGFTLRFIDWANPRNNTFHVTSEFEVERTGSKETRRPDIVCFVNGIPFVAIECKRPEEKHSLEQAIKQSIRNWQNDEIPHLFLYTQLVLALNKNEGSYGTTGTPIKFWAKWREMRDVDAEVRAAINGPVRREEHDKLFKGAFAYAKQAFEEMAIQAREPTEQDRLIWALCRPERLIELARQFMLYDEGGAVKKVARYQQYFAIRKTLERVQQRDTEGRRKGGVIWQTQGSGKSLVMVLLGKALALDDQIKNPRIVIVTDRVDLDEQIWKTFHQCGKEPRMAKTGKNLQELLKNERVAVITTVIDKFRAAANVADNFKNEDDDIFVLVDESHRSQYGEANIRMRKALPKACFIGFTGTPLMKKEKNTALKFGGFIEPAYTIRDAVADAAVVPLLYEGRHIMQNVNKKAVDAMFEAMCKGLTPAQKTDLKRKFASRDELNRLESRLYLIAWDVSQHFSTQWAGTGFKGQLTASGKKEALILKRFFDEFGKVTSEVVISGPQEIEGDDGVMVIKEESVERFWKAMMEKYGSEKEYNRQIINSFKKSETPELVIVVDKLLTGFDAPRNVVLYIARSLKEHTLLQAIARVNRLHTGKDFGYIIDYYGVVTQLHDALELYSDLDGKFDEEDLEGTLTDLTEALKALPKLHDALWDLFREVTNKKDEEAFELSLEKPERREDYYTKLSKFCRVLRMGLSSIQWVIATPDDKVERYKKDAMFFQKLRASVKIRYAEEIDYRDYEAQIQKMLATYVQADEVIQVVDPVNIFERQAFEKEVDKARSPRAKADIIANRTKKTITEKMEEDPFFYRKFSLLLEQTIAEYKQQRITDAQYLAKVKEIMERVRDRRKSDMPASLDGNDFAQALYGAVSEKMTPGVREGSPSYGSAAVARDAAIDQIRAEMSLKLEAIIRAEAVVRWRDNSDAQNRMRNQMDDFLFELQKLKGITLSLEQMDALIESCLQIARNRPDDV
- a CDS encoding L-fucose isomerase, coding for MTTWIGGFPKIGIRPTIDGRRRGVRESLEKQVMAMALTASKFLSSNLKYPNGKPVECVIADSCIGGVTEAAACADKFRREGVGVSLTVTPCWCYGSETMDMDPTMPKAVWGFNGTERPGAVYLAACLAGHNQKGLPAFGIYGRDVQDKGDTTIPADVQEKLLRFAKAGLAVSTMRGKSYLSMGGVSMGIAGSIVDQPFFESYLGMRVESIDMSEFTRRIDENIFDPKEFEKAYAWTRKNCKEGKDINSSPRDAKGKDRDWQTVVKMTMIARDLMEGNPRLAELGFGEEALGHNAIAGGFQGQRQWTDHFPNGDFMEAMLTSSFDWNGIRAPKVFATENDSLNGTAMLFGYLLTNTAQIFADVRTFWSPEAVKRVTGQKLTGLAANGLIHLINSGAASLDGTGEQSIKGKPAMKPFWDITEAEAAKCLKATTWPSAVHEYFRGGGFSSCYLSRGGMPMTMMRVSLVKGLGPILQIAEGWSADIPAKVHKTLNERTNQTWPTTWFAPRLTGKGAFKDVYSVMNNWSANHGAISYGHIGADLISLASLLRIPVAMHNVEDENIFRPSTWGLFGEQDAQGADYRACQNFGPLYG
- a CDS encoding SprT family zinc-dependent metalloprotease, which produces MQKISTVIGQCFLKRTKRHTLAISVLPNGAVEVVAPLGAGVPEIQDKIRKRSLWIMRQRRHFLALRVERPARRYCTGATHRYLGRQYRLKISLAAKPDVKLRGGYLHISLPSNTSIAVSVLLSGWMRVKAKEQFERRLLKWRAWCVTRGLPEPKLHLLDMPKRWGSTHSDGRMYLNPELVRAPVPCIDYVIVHEVCHIKHPRHDKEFYAELEKLSPGWRAIKQRLETSEL
- a CDS encoding AraC family transcriptional regulator, translating into MKAEPTYFSDQVSSAQRFYLRLNPSDPAPLTVISGGVEQCRPEYTIHRAGFPHPIIEFVARGAGQLKMRDRTYPLTTGTVFIYSRGIEHHITCDPEQPLKKYFVVLSGKAGRDLMHECQLTPGMVVRVGHPEQVQQIFEDLIRHGRDDHPDRPRMCAVVAQYLIIKIGDLATPCGAASTSRAFATYQRCRQYIGDHYLSIRNLNEVAEACHVDPAYLCRLFQRFGRERPSRYLLHLRLNRAAELIQNSGLMIKEVSDKLGFSDPYNFSRAFRRAFGVPPGHLRAP